A region of Carassius gibelio isolate Cgi1373 ecotype wild population from Czech Republic chromosome B11, carGib1.2-hapl.c, whole genome shotgun sequence DNA encodes the following proteins:
- the atxn7l2a gene encoding ataxin-7-like protein 2a isoform X1, producing MMAVRERAVKVMAALERRVPCLDDFVGQSWSVWTERTNLTASEVSDGDEYSKNGKKSVETMTLRKEDMSIFGHYPGQDDFYLVVCGHCSQVVKPQAFEKHCEKRHGPLGKLYAHLRSTPPPPQQQRPRHGHPPPSSWSGRNQNVGPPRASPQSPSTPPQFRHSKPPKDGVWHSPSNSGHSESAVFKQPPPIEPTRSSPPPTHRDPPWPHGGPSPNRPSSTERPQSQRGEAASAPVTSGHLRGPKTYKMVPKKECDLDKHCGVLDPERKKVCTRLLTCNIHSIHQRRKVQGRSKNFDQLVAELKMSSKARDRVSQALESSAAPTVSPEPPRDPPVPPLCRRPLMNSPAFRTHTSSESVEEDKPHLEDASTRQHSPLTQTHVSGDESEAEGTDDLADWHSTPWHPKPAALCSFGSHSLGHGVFTFDRRLHHLRSAMSAMVENHLSAHLWNCVFTPCTACGRKCFISRPLIPLLLTEKYLKHQLLTPRVPQLSLQPFLPLLPPFPSIPNRKQEVTIRLLSRLPSTLPTDQARRQTRRVPPPAKLTVSPRTLGAASQRPHLLNSVEPLLSRAPAGPRAHPAVPTNSSCVSGKQSGRPHRTPPLCANGKPLLRSRTLSAQIRTVCLTTRGGPSSAKRHRQPLTDKPTARFHREASLVPNSHHPHGPLRGLTPRAATRPQTLPHTAEEWTQACMAGWPALITRLWGRNGRAVAPLHPPNPTGCPLPLILASIPGKKAKGQGSP from the exons ATGATGGCGGTGCGTGAACGCGCAGTTAAAGTAATGGCTGCTCTGGAACGGCGGGTGCCTTGTCTCGATGATTTCGTGGGCCAAAGCTGGAGCGTCTGGACCGAAAGAACCAACCTGACAGCATCGGAGG TGTCCGATGGAGATGAATACAGCAAGAATGGCAAAAAATCGGTGGAAACCATGACACTGAGGAAAGAGG ATATGTCCATCTTCGGTCATTATCCTGGGCAGGATGACTTCTATCTGGTGGTTTGCGGTCACTGCAGTCAGGTGGTGAAGCCTCAGGCATTCGAGAAGCATTGCGAGAAGAGACACGGCCCTCTGGGTAAGCTCTATGCACACCTCCGCTCCACCCCACCTCCACCTCAGCAGCAGAGGCCCCGTCATGGACACCCCCCGCCATCCTCTTGGAGTGGCAGGAACCAGAATGTCGGGCCGCCGAGGGCATCTCCTCAATCTCCCTCAACGCCGCCTCAGTTCAGACACTCGAAACCGCCGAAAGATGGAGTTTG GCACTCACCTTCAAACTCGGGTCATTCAGAATCAGCTGTTTTTAAGCAGCCGCCTCCCATCGAACCCACGCGGAGCTCCCCTCCCCCTACTCACAGAGACCCCCCATGGCCACATGGAGGCCCGTCGCCCAATCGGCCTTCCTCAACTGAGAGGCCTCAATCCCAGAGAGGCGAGGCTGCCTCGGCCCCTGTCACCTCCGGACATCTCCGTGGGCCGAAAACATACAAAATGGTCCCCA AAAAAGAATGTGACCTTGACAAACACTGTGGTGTGTTGGAccctgaaagaaagaaagtttgtaCTCGTCTTTTGACCTGCAAT ATTCATTCCATTCATCAGCGCAGGAAGGTGCAAGGCAGGAGTAAAAACTTCGACCAGCTGGTGGCAGAGCTGAAGATGAGTTCGAAGGCTCGCGATCGGGTATCTCAGGCCCTCGAGAGTTCAGCTGCTCCGACTGTAAGCCCAGAACCTCCCAGAGACCCACCTGTACCCCCTCTCTGCCGGAGACCTCTGATGAACAGCCCTGCATTTAG AACACACACATCGTCTGAGAGTGTGGAGGAGGATAAACCTCATCTGGAGGATGCCAGCACACGACAACACTCACCTCTCACCCAGACCCACGTCTCAGGAGATGAGAGCGAAGCAGAGGGGACTGATGACCTCGCAGACTGGCACTCAACTCCATGGCATCCCAAACCAGCCGCG CTTTGTTCATTTGGGAGTCATTCTCTGGGTCATGGTGTCTTCACTTTCGATCGACGGTTGCACCATCTGCGGTCTGCCATGAGTGCCATGGTGGAGAATCACCTCAGCGCCCATCTGTGGAA CTGTGTTTTTACTCCCTGCACTGCATGCGGAAGGAAATGTTTCATCTCACGTCCCCTGATTCCTCTCCTACTCACAGAAAAATACCTCAAGCACCAGCTCCTCACTCCCAGAGTCCCCCAGCTAAGCCTGCAGCCGTTCCTGCCTCTCCTTCCTCCATTTCCCAGCATTCCAAACAGAAAGCAGGAAGTCACAATTCGACTTCTCTCAAGACTTCCTTCTACTCTTCCCACGGACCAGGCAAGGAGACAAACCCGCAGAGTTCCTCCACCAGCAAAGCTTACGGTCAGTCCGAGAACTCTGGGGGCGGCCAGTCAACGGCCCCACCTTCTAAACTCGGTCGAGCCCCTGCTCAGTCGGGCCCCGGCCGGCCCAAGAGCTCATCCAGCCGTCCCAACAAACAGCAGCTGCGTCTCAGGGAAGCAGAGCGGGCGACCACACCGGACGCCGCCTCTCTGCGCAAACGGAAAGCCTCTTTTGAGGAGTCGGACGCTGTCAGCCCAGATAAGAACTGTGTGTCTCACAACAAGGGGCGGCCCCTCATCAGCAAAACGCCACCGTCAGCCTCTCACGGACAAACCAACGGCTCGCTTTCACCGGGAAGCAAGCCTCGTCCCCAACTCACACCATCCTCATGGGCCTTTAAGAGGACTCACCCCCCGAGCCGCCACTCGCCCCCAGACACTGCCCCACACAGCCGAGGAGTGGACTCAGGCCTGCATGGCAGGGTGGCCAGCTTTGATCACAAGGCTTTGGGGAAGAAACGGAAGGGCAGTGGCTCCTCTCCACCCTCCAAACCCCACCGGCTGCCCACTTCCCCTCATTCTGGCTTCTATCCCTGGAAAGAAAGCAAAGGGTCAGGGCTCTCCATAG
- the atxn7l2a gene encoding ataxin-7-like protein 2a isoform X2, producing the protein MMAVRERAVKVMAALERRVPCLDDFVGQSWSVWTERTNLTASEVSDGDEYSKNGKKSVETMTLRKEDMSIFGHYPGQDDFYLVVCGHCSQVVKPQAFEKHCEKRHGPLGKLYAHLRSTPPPPQQQRPRHGHPPPSSWSGRNQNVGPPRASPQSPSTPPQFRHSKPPKDGVWHSPSNSGHSESAVFKQPPPIEPTRSSPPPTHRDPPWPHGGPSPNRPSSTERPQSQRGEAASAPVTSGHLRGPKTYKMVPKKECDLDKHCGVLDPERKKVCTRLLTCNIHSIHQRRKVQGRSKNFDQLVAELKMSSKARDRVSQALESSAAPTVSPEPPRDPPVPPLCRRPLMNSPAFRTHTSSESVEEDKPHLEDASTRQHSPLTQTHVSGDESEAEGTDDLADWHSTPWHPKPAALCSFGSHSLGHGVFTFDRRLHHLRSAMSAMVENHLSAHLWKKIPQAPAPHSQSPPAKPAAVPASPSSISQHSKQKAGSHNSTSLKTSFYSSHGPGKETNPQSSSTSKAYGQSENSGGGQSTAPPSKLGRAPAQSGPGRPKSSSSRPNKQQLRLREAERATTPDAASLRKRKASFEESDAVSPDKNCVSHNKGRPLISKTPPSASHGQTNGSLSPGSKPRPQLTPSSWAFKRTHPPSRHSPPDTAPHSRGVDSGLHGRVASFDHKALGKKRKGSGSSPPSKPHRLPTSPHSGFYPWKESKGSGLSIGGEKKLSTQKPKLHH; encoded by the exons ATGATGGCGGTGCGTGAACGCGCAGTTAAAGTAATGGCTGCTCTGGAACGGCGGGTGCCTTGTCTCGATGATTTCGTGGGCCAAAGCTGGAGCGTCTGGACCGAAAGAACCAACCTGACAGCATCGGAGG TGTCCGATGGAGATGAATACAGCAAGAATGGCAAAAAATCGGTGGAAACCATGACACTGAGGAAAGAGG ATATGTCCATCTTCGGTCATTATCCTGGGCAGGATGACTTCTATCTGGTGGTTTGCGGTCACTGCAGTCAGGTGGTGAAGCCTCAGGCATTCGAGAAGCATTGCGAGAAGAGACACGGCCCTCTGGGTAAGCTCTATGCACACCTCCGCTCCACCCCACCTCCACCTCAGCAGCAGAGGCCCCGTCATGGACACCCCCCGCCATCCTCTTGGAGTGGCAGGAACCAGAATGTCGGGCCGCCGAGGGCATCTCCTCAATCTCCCTCAACGCCGCCTCAGTTCAGACACTCGAAACCGCCGAAAGATGGAGTTTG GCACTCACCTTCAAACTCGGGTCATTCAGAATCAGCTGTTTTTAAGCAGCCGCCTCCCATCGAACCCACGCGGAGCTCCCCTCCCCCTACTCACAGAGACCCCCCATGGCCACATGGAGGCCCGTCGCCCAATCGGCCTTCCTCAACTGAGAGGCCTCAATCCCAGAGAGGCGAGGCTGCCTCGGCCCCTGTCACCTCCGGACATCTCCGTGGGCCGAAAACATACAAAATGGTCCCCA AAAAAGAATGTGACCTTGACAAACACTGTGGTGTGTTGGAccctgaaagaaagaaagtttgtaCTCGTCTTTTGACCTGCAAT ATTCATTCCATTCATCAGCGCAGGAAGGTGCAAGGCAGGAGTAAAAACTTCGACCAGCTGGTGGCAGAGCTGAAGATGAGTTCGAAGGCTCGCGATCGGGTATCTCAGGCCCTCGAGAGTTCAGCTGCTCCGACTGTAAGCCCAGAACCTCCCAGAGACCCACCTGTACCCCCTCTCTGCCGGAGACCTCTGATGAACAGCCCTGCATTTAG AACACACACATCGTCTGAGAGTGTGGAGGAGGATAAACCTCATCTGGAGGATGCCAGCACACGACAACACTCACCTCTCACCCAGACCCACGTCTCAGGAGATGAGAGCGAAGCAGAGGGGACTGATGACCTCGCAGACTGGCACTCAACTCCATGGCATCCCAAACCAGCCGCG CTTTGTTCATTTGGGAGTCATTCTCTGGGTCATGGTGTCTTCACTTTCGATCGACGGTTGCACCATCTGCGGTCTGCCATGAGTGCCATGGTGGAGAATCACCTCAGCGCCCATCTGTGGAA AAAAATACCTCAAGCACCAGCTCCTCACTCCCAGAGTCCCCCAGCTAAGCCTGCAGCCGTTCCTGCCTCTCCTTCCTCCATTTCCCAGCATTCCAAACAGAAAGCAGGAAGTCACAATTCGACTTCTCTCAAGACTTCCTTCTACTCTTCCCACGGACCAGGCAAGGAGACAAACCCGCAGAGTTCCTCCACCAGCAAAGCTTACGGTCAGTCCGAGAACTCTGGGGGCGGCCAGTCAACGGCCCCACCTTCTAAACTCGGTCGAGCCCCTGCTCAGTCGGGCCCCGGCCGGCCCAAGAGCTCATCCAGCCGTCCCAACAAACAGCAGCTGCGTCTCAGGGAAGCAGAGCGGGCGACCACACCGGACGCCGCCTCTCTGCGCAAACGGAAAGCCTCTTTTGAGGAGTCGGACGCTGTCAGCCCAGATAAGAACTGTGTGTCTCACAACAAGGGGCGGCCCCTCATCAGCAAAACGCCACCGTCAGCCTCTCACGGACAAACCAACGGCTCGCTTTCACCGGGAAGCAAGCCTCGTCCCCAACTCACACCATCCTCATGGGCCTTTAAGAGGACTCACCCCCCGAGCCGCCACTCGCCCCCAGACACTGCCCCACACAGCCGAGGAGTGGACTCAGGCCTGCATGGCAGGGTGGCCAGCTTTGATCACAAGGCTTTGGGGAAGAAACGGAAGGGCAGTGGCTCCTCTCCACCCTCCAAACCCCACCGGCTGCCCACTTCCCCTCATTCTGGCTTCTATCCCTGGAAAGAAAGCAAAGGGTCAGGGCTCTCCATAGGAGGGGAAAAGAAACTCAGCACACAAAAG CCAAAATTGCACCACTGA